A region of the Mus musculus strain C57BL/6J chromosome X, GRCm38.p6 C57BL/6J genome:
ACTTCTGCTTCAgactcccgagtactgggatcacaggcatgtactaCTGCACCCTGCTAGGATGCAAAGCTCTAAATTTCCAGGAGACACACTATGACTCTTGGACTTTTCTCATTTAATTCCAATGCTATTTGTTAATCAAAAAACCAATTTGATTAGGACACACATGAGCTCACTTTGATGTCATTGTGTGCTGCAGGCACTGGAAGTTCTTCAGGTTTCGGTGACAGAAATATGAAACCTAGCTAAAGtggattattattaatattattattattattaataataattaatacttATGGGCTAATATTTATTATACTTTAGCACTTAAGTCTGCACTGATTTCTTCTATCACTGCATTTGCGTTTTATTTTGTTGGATGGTAACACACCCAATTACTGACTGTTTTCTATTTCCTCCATAGCCTATAAAGAACATTAGCTGTTAGCTGAATCTCCAGGAAATGGGCCCTGTTTGAATGAAACCTTTAAATCACAGTTGAAAAGTGGATCGATTCAACTTAAAACACTCACTGCATTTGATAAATTTCTCCTGGTTTTCAtccaccttgtgtgtgtgtgtgtgtgtgtgtgtgtgtgtgtgtgtgtgtgtgtgtgtgcgtacacacacacacaccagcatagcCCTAAATTTATCAGGTATGGACTGTGTTTAAGAGAAGtttgcgggctggtgagatggctcagtgggtaagagcacccgactgctcttccgaaggtccagagttcaaatcccagcaaccacatggtggctcacaaaccatccgtagcgagatctgactccctcttctggagtgtctgaagacagctacaatgtacttccatataataaataaataaatcttaaaaaaaaaaaaaaaaaaaaaaaaaaacacaagagaaGTTTGCAGTGTCATCCACCCTCTTAGTGGTGCTCTATCTGAAAGCTTGTTACATTTCATTATGAATGGTTCTTTAAGTATCAGGGTTTTTGTGCTTTTATTTCATGATCTTAAATTTGCATGCATTTTAAGATACTATTTTTGTTAactgttttgagacaagagttcTGTAGCCCAGAATGACCTTGACCTTGAagcatggcaatcctcctgcctcagcctcccaagctggaattacaagcatgcaccgCCACACCTGATATAACTTGTTAAAAGTACTTCTGGTGTTGCCAGGCATCTTAGAAACTCCTTGTTAAGGAGAAGGAattaactttttaatttattattagtgtgtatgtgcgtgtgcacaggccaaggccagaggacaacgtTTGGAATCTTTCCACTGTGGGTTCCAGGTCATCAGTCTGGTGTGATGACCTGCCGATCGACTTACCAGCCCTCACATTTATTTTAACTGGGTTGTAAAAGATGTGTAGGTAATGCTCTGCCATACCTCTGGAGCCTTCTTCTGCAAGGAAGCAGGGTGATTAGGGAAAAGAGTATTGtttgaaacaaaaaccaaagctgaGGTAGGCTGGAGAAGCGTCTTGTTGGAAGAAGCTTCTACAAGCCCCACACTTAGGGCTTCTAGTCAGTTGGAAAGACAGAATGTCTTCAAGCTTCAAGACAGCCCAAGaacgggctggcaagatggccccATGGGTAGAGGTGCCCAccagcaagcctgacaacctgagtgagttccaggagaactGACTCAGTCACATGTGACTTCTGTACTCAGTGTGATGGCACGCACAACACGCCCACATAGGCCATAAATAATAAGGAAATgttcaaaaagaaagagaaggcaagGTTATTTTAAATAGACATTTGCCTATGTTTACAACTCGTAAAGTAGACTGACGGTGGTAACACgtgcctttaattgcagcacatgggaggcagagggaggtggatcactgaattcaaggccagccttgaacatagagagttcaagacagcaagagctgttacacagaaaccctgtctccaaaaagaaaagaaaagaaaagaaaagaaaaaaaaaagaaggaaggaaggaaaactagTAAAGTAGTATTGTAGGCTTGGAACCCTTGCTCTAAGATACATTATTTTGTGTACTGCTGTTACTAAGTTATGTGGTTATGGTTATTTTCATAGACTTTTCTTTGAGTAAACAAGTAGTGGAATACAAAACCAGTTGGGGTCCTTTGACTCAATCACACCTAAGGGAGATTGCTCTTCTCCGGACCACAAGATCACAACCCAGGTAACAGATTCTTGTTGCAAGAAGATCAGTCATGATACTGAGACAAAAAAACAGCCTCTTAAGGGCTACGTTGAAGACCATGGAATAGCTGTGACTGTCCTATAGAGTGGTGACGAAATGTTCtcactgtgtttgtgtttgtcttttaGTTCCCACTTGGACTTTTGCAATCAGAGATAACAGCAATGGTAAGATTACCtatttttcttaatatatgcAGCCATTCCAAAAGCTACTGAAATCTGAAACACTTCTGGCCCTAGTGTTTGAGATAAGGGATACTTAGCCTGTCTATCAGACAACTAAAAGTAAAAAGAGCATCTTGTATGATATTAGACATATGTCTCACACATTGAGGAATGGACTCAGCGAGCAGATTAGTAGGAAATAAGGGAAGGAACCCTAGCATGGTCATTAGAATGAGCAGGCCATTTCTGACTTGGAGCTAATACAGATAGCCAGGTTAACGAATGTCAGGACTTTTATCTTTCCTTGTCTTGTCAAAAAGTACACAGACgactgctggggaagaagaaCATTAGGAGTGGGACAGGGTGAAACCTGGTAATCAGGGGTGGCTACAATCAAAATACATCGTGTACAGCATGAAAATGTCATTATAAAACTGTAGTTACacatactaattttaaaaaatcttaaagtaAACTCTTACTATAAATAAATACTGTGAATAAAATGAAGGCATTTTTCAAAGAAGATAGATAATCTTTATTTGTCTCTGTCCTcagtgtcttggtttcttttcttgttgttgtgataaaatacaaaagacaggaaaaagttattttggctcacagtcgaAAGGTACTGTTCATCGTGGCAGTAATATTGCATACACAATCAGGAACGTGGAGTGATGAATGCACGCTTCTGTCCTATTTATATAGTCTAGTATCCCAGCAAAGGAATGGTGCCATCCACTGAAAAGATCTTCCAGactcaattaacataatcaagataGTTCCCCCACAAGTGAACCCAGAGATCTACCACCCTGATGATTCGTGATCCTGTGAAGTTGTCAACATTAATCACATTATATAAGCCCCCATAACCTTCAGCTGTTGTTCTGTGGGGAGCTGAAGTACAGATAGTCAGGGAATGTGTTACATTTGCCCTCTGCAGTGAGCACAAACCTATCTTACACTTGTGTTTTTAAGCTTAATAGCACCCTCATGGAAaggagtgtggtggcttgaatgggAAATGTTCCCTCGAGGCTCCGGTATTTGACcacttgatccccagttggtggcagtGTTTGGGGAAGTTCTGGGAAAGTGTAGTATTGCAGGAGGAAGGACATTACTTTGAGTGTGGGCTTTGAGAATGCATAGCCTTGCCCCActtccagttttctctctctctctctctctctctctctctctctctctctctctctctctctctctctctctctctacttcaaGTTCATGTTTGAAGCTGTGATCTCAGCTCTCTGCTCAGGCTGCTGTGCCTCCTGGCCATCATGGACTcaaaccctctggaactgtaagccctctaactctttcttctttaaactgttcttgctcctgatattttatcacagcaacagaaaagtagccgATAACACTCAGTAAATAGCTGTTGGTTAGTTAGTTGGATAAACATTTGAAGATTCTCTAGAGACTGAACCATTTGATGTCTGTTTATATGTCCACTCTGTAGGCCTCCAACTGGAGGGCTAGTGCATCTTGGTATTCTCACCCAGTATATGCAAGATACTGGCAACATTATCATCACGCAATGCTTTGGATGCAGGGCCACCAGAATGCCTACAGAAAGTTCAGGGATTCCTATTTCACATCCCCGTGGCTCTTCCCTCATGGAGCTCTTCCCTGGAACTCTCCTGCTTATGAGGCTGGGCATCCTTGGGACTCTCAAGGCCAGCACATGGCGCAGCAGGAGTCTCCCTACCGTGTTTCCCATCCCAAAAGCCCTGGGCAGCCTCTGCGTAATAGCAGTAGAACCCAGGCATCCACAAGAGGGAATGAAGCACGGTGTGAGGAGGAAGAGCTGGAGTCAGATTCAGATGATGAAGTAGAGTGCGACCTGAGCAATATGGAGATCACCGAGGAGCTCCGGCAGTACTTCGCGCAGACCgagaggcacagagaggagagaagtaaGTCTCTTCCCTGCCCTGATGTTCACGGCGCTTTTCTTGTCTGACATGCCGAGTTCTTTTATAACGTTTTATTTCGGTGCAGTGAATAATCTAAATCTGGTCTTAAGCCTAGAAAAAACTATAGTGATGCTGTACCTCAGTTATATCTGGTCCTCAGAGTTGGTTTATATAGTGCTGTTCATTTGAGTTCCTAATAATACACCTACCATTTTGTGAGCATCAGACATTCAACCAGATGAAATGTGTATGTGCGCATGCGTGCATACCTTCTCTAATCCACATAGCCGACCCTCAAGGCATGAAACTCATTTTACAGCTGAGAAAAGTGAAGCTTAAGGAGGCTAATTACACAATCACCCACTTGCTAGTAGGAGTCCACTCTTGCAGACTGTGCTCCGCTCTGCAATGCAGCTTTCTCTGGGCTGTGCTTCTCCCTGACACTGTGAGGTTTCCCAAATGCTGGACTCTGAGCGCTTCTCTGGGACACAGCTCAGAGCTGCTCCTATACAGCTCCCTGCACTATACAGTCAGTGTGAACCTAAACAGAGTAACAAAATGCCTCCTAGGTACAGCTTTCCTGTTTTCTCCACACTACAGGACAGAGCTTTGCAGTAAAGCGCTTAGGGCTTTGTACAGTAAGTCCCAAAGcaggaatttttctttttaaaatttctactaTTCATCAGacctcttattattattattaagtgcCCTTGAAAATGTACAGATATTTCTTTTCCCATTACAACCAGTATTCTGTCTCAAAATGCCTTTCAGTAGGGTCGCATTGGGTATTGTATATAGAATTTTCACTTGGTTGGTTAGttgagtttttgagacagtcttcctATATGGTCCAAATTGACCtgaaacttctgatcctcctacctcaggtTTCTGAGTTGTTTCAGTTTTCTGGGTTAAAGATATAGATCATTATAGCCAGCTTCTAACCTAGAATTTTCTAATAAACAGAGACATGGAGAATTCAACAAAGGAAagtttcatttccattttaaaatgccTGTGCCCTCTTAACAATAGATTAGGCTTTATTGATCCCCAGTAGATGCCAGGGACTGAGCAGCAGACTTTGCATAAAGTATTGTTTCCTTTAGTATCTGCTTGTGATTCTTCTCTCACCACTTGTTCTCTTCGGTTTACCTGTTTTCTTCTGAGTAAACTGTTGATTTCTTTGGCATGCTCATATTAGAAAGTATATCCAGGGgctagagaaatagctcagtggttaggaatacttgctgctcttgcagaggacacaagctccattcccagcactcacccACCTGTAACAATAATTCCAAGAGATCCAGTGCCTTCTTGGGACCTTCAGGAGCATGAGGCATAAACACGattcacaaacatacatgtagtgATAAAAAGAATGTATATCCAAACAACTATATGAAAGCAATAGTTTCTGATGTGCATAGAATACATTTCTCCTTTGttatgtttaattatttatttatctgtgggAGAGTGTGCAGGTCAGAGGCCATACTTGCCAAAGTTGCTTTTCTCCTTATACCATATGGGTCACCGAGATTGCACTCTGGTCATCAGTCTTAATGACAAGTGCCCTTACCCACCAGGCCAATTCAAGAACCCCATGGTACATTTCTTTCTGTGGTCCCCAGAAATAAATTTTAGCTTTTCTCAGAATGCATACAAAGCAGTAATTTGTCTAATTTAGACATGCACCAAAAATGAAGAGGTAAGGTGCTGGAGCTTGTTCACGTGTACTTGTTATACTGTGAGTTACAACATGGGTTAGAGAGCACAGGAGTCTAAACTATTACTTGCGAGAAAAGGCATACCTGGGTTCTTAAACCTAAGACTTCAGAAGTAGTCAGTCAACAAGCATATGTCATTTACACAGTCCATCATTGTCAGTGAGCTGTTGAATAAAATTCTTCAGCCTGGACAGCAAGCATGTTCTTGTCTCCATTGATTACATCTTTAAATAATGAAAGCACAAAACTTGAAACAGGATAGGGAATCCTGCATGGCGTTAGGAAGATGCTCCCTGGATAAAGCGCCTGTCTCACAAGCCTTCAGACCAGGCTTCAGATTTCTGGCACCAACATGGAAGCTGGTCAAGCATGATatccatctgtaattctagtactcTGATCCCCAGGATAAGCTGGCTTTGAAGATTAGCCTTTCAggtagctctaggttcagtgagagaccctacctcaactTAAACAGAAAAGTAAGGTAGAGAGTAATCAAGGGAGACAACCGACACCAACTTCAGGCCTCActgcaggcactcacacacatagacaagtACCTGAAAGGTGGCAGTAGCCCCGTGGAAAGGTggttgcccagcatgcacaagggtcttggttctatccccagcataataaagagaaaaaaccAACTCCTTCAGTGCCTTGGAAACACTTATGCTTTCCATTATGTTATATGTCATCATTTCCTCTTAACATACTTCCTCAAAATGTTAGTGATAACAGCACTTCTTAGAAAATAGACAGTTGTAACATTTTAAAGGTTAGCTGTGATTTCAATTCTTAGGAAACATGGTTAGCATTCAGCGGGATACATTTTAGTCATAAATAGCCATCAATTGAAACTGCATGATACTTACAAGGAACATGAATGAACGTTAACATTCCCCATAGGAAAGAAAGCCCTCCAGAAAAAACCCTGCCCCTGCAGTCCCGACATTGTGCCAGAAAGGTCTTTATTAGATGTGATTCAAGGGTGGATGTTGGCTCAAAACAAGGACGTGTTCTCAGAGAGTGTGATATTCTTAAATGAAATTGAAATAGACTCCTGTTTAAATGATGTATAGAAGAGTAGCTGTGGTATATAGCCCAAAGTTACTGATACAAACAAGGGGTAGAGCCAGTGTCCAAAGCAGCGGAAGGATGGTTGTTGCCAGGTAGCTGTGGAGAAATGGAACGCTTAAGACTTGGGGGAGCACGATCTATTTGGAATGAGAGAAAAGGTAAGTTCACTTGGAGCTTAGACTACTGTGTTATTTTTACTGAAGAGTCCACTTGTGTTTGTACATCTCATGGGGAACATGTGCTCCATTATGTACCCCATTCAGAGGCTTTCCGTCCTTGTGTCCATAGTGACTGACCCTTCAAGTCAATGCACTGAAAACCATTAGCCTGTCCTCTAGAAAACAAGGCTTACAGCCCAGTGTTTCCTGAGCTGTGTTGGTTTAAATAATGTGGATAAAGTATGAAAGCACACTGACTCTGACCATTCCAAGTATGCCTTCATCTCCTCTAGTACGGATGTTCG
Encoded here:
- the Gemin8 gene encoding gem-associated protein 8 isoform 1 (isoform 1 is encoded by transcript variant 2), translating into MASNWRASASWYSHPVYARYWQHYHHAMLWMQGHQNAYRKFRDSYFTSPWLFPHGALPWNSPAYEAGHPWDSQGQHMAQQESPYRVSHPKSPGQPLRNSSRTQASTRGNEARCEEEELESDSDDEVECDLSNMEITEELRQYFAQTERHREERRRQQQLDAERLNDYVNADHGLYFNHRRSLEPPSEKPWERRQAEMKRLYGNSAPKILAMETAVQLSFDKHCDRKQPKYWPVIPLKF
- the Gemin8 gene encoding gem-associated protein 8 isoform 2 (isoform 2 is encoded by transcript variant 3), whose amino-acid sequence is MGHQNAYRKFRDSYFTSPWLFPHGALPWNSPAYEAGHPWDSQGQHMAQQESPYRVSHPKSPGQPLRNSSRTQASTRGNEARCEEEELESDSDDEVECDLSNMEITEELRQYFAQTERHREERRRQQQLDAERLNDYVNADHGLYFNHRRSLEPPSEKPWERRQAEMKRLYGNSAPKILAMETAVQLSFDKHCDRKQPKYWPVIPLKF